In the Helianthus annuus cultivar XRQ/B chromosome 11, HanXRQr2.0-SUNRISE, whole genome shotgun sequence genome, one interval contains:
- the LOC110888105 gene encoding uncharacterized protein UU044-like — protein MKTVLKKKKQTKKPPTPPHEPTPPQSPIQSPPRQPTPPQRSSPPKQPTPPRQPSPIHQTPPQQTFVTSQDIFQTPPLTQVQHGLSSRGLYTPQNNLLDVGDFDFANTSQVRNVEKKVEEVVAENKRLAAENKKVFDRERLLEMRVKKLENENQELVKKIDADQSEIDILKVKIAELEEEKARRDEHNEYFKLKNKEFEAAKAVRDHEFYMLNKVVESILGTSLEQKFEELQVEELRAERQAKIDEQMKDKGKGVEGSSAVTERSIVPCMVVDNPEPITAISGLFEEETHLEELMDDDDDDAAGGTGLKVTEASTEKKVDDRINDSVNEESGEASGKGSRVKLRSLNIQKS, from the exons ATGAAGACTGTGCTCAAAAAGAAGAAACAAACCAAGAAACCACCTACGCCACCACatgaaccaacaccaccacaatcaccTATCCAATCACCACCACGACAACCTACTCCACCACAACGATCCTCACCACCTAAACAACCAACACctccaagacaaccatcacctatTCATCAAACACCACCACAACAAACTTTTGTTACCTCACAAGATATATTTCAAACACCTCCACTCACTCAAGTGCAACATGGTTTGTCTAGCAGAGGTCTTTATACTCCACAGAATAATCTTTTAGATGTTGGAGATTTTGATTTTGCCAACACTTCACAAGTCAgaaatgttgaaaagaaagttgaagaagtTGTTGCTGAGAACAAGAGGCTGGCAGCTGAAAATAAGAAAGTGTTTGATAGAGAAAGACTTCTTGAGATGCGTGTGAAGAAGTTAGAGAATGAAAATCAAgagttggtgaaaaagattgatGCTGATCAATCAGAAATTGATATCTTGAAGGTTAAAATTgctgaacttgaagaagaaaaggctAGACGTGATGAACATAATGAATACTTTAAGTTGAAAAACAAAGAATTTGAAGCAGCCAAAGCAGTAAGAGATCACGAGTTCTATATGCTAAACAAAGTTGTTGAAAGCATACTTGGAACATCGTTAGaacaaaagtttgaagagctgcAGGTTGAAGAGCTCAGAGCTGAACGTCAAGCCAAAATAGACGAGCAAATGAAAGACAAAGGTAAGGGAGTTGAAGGTAGTTCAGCTGTGACTGAAAGATCGATAGTACCTTGTATGGTGGTTGATAATCCTGAGCCTATCACTGCAATATCTGGTTTGTTTGAGGAGGAAACACATCTTGAAGAGTTGATGG atgatgatgatgacgacgctGCAGGTGGTACAGGTTTGAAAGTTACAGAAGCTTCCACTGAGAAAAAGGTTGATGATCGGATTAATGATTCGGTAAATGAAGAATCAGGGGAAGCAAGTGGAAAGGGGAGTCGAGTAAAACTCAGATCGTTGAACATACAGAAAAGTTAA